Proteins encoded together in one Peribacillus asahii window:
- a CDS encoding amidohydrolase family protein: protein MIVDCHFHVDETMLTLEKMIEGMDKNNVAKTALIAPMNETMFEVNSTFQHNIQQLFRSLILHAPQIGLKIYDGLVKDGYLNLYGSSYKIFTKPNNDLVAAAIDRFPDRFLGWVTVNPMIPVSMEEVELYLHKPNFIGVKAHPFMHQYSIKALDPIAAMCESTGLPMIIHLSSERDSYKYLPEHYPKLKLIYAHAGLPFWKKLWKYVKDQPNVFVDTSSDYLNSSLVKKAVESLGYRKVLYGCDGPYGMKAFNEYDYSAKKAWITSLQISDNEKEYILGKNFLELIG from the coding sequence ATGATTGTGGATTGCCATTTTCATGTAGATGAAACGATGTTGACTCTAGAGAAAATGATAGAGGGTATGGATAAAAATAATGTAGCTAAAACAGCGCTAATTGCCCCCATGAACGAAACCATGTTTGAAGTAAATAGCACTTTTCAACATAATATACAACAATTATTCCGTTCTCTCATACTACATGCACCTCAAATTGGACTCAAAATTTATGACGGTTTAGTAAAGGATGGCTATTTGAACCTTTATGGAAGTTCATACAAGATTTTCACTAAGCCGAATAATGACCTTGTTGCTGCTGCAATTGATCGATTTCCAGATCGATTTCTAGGCTGGGTAACAGTAAACCCCATGATTCCCGTATCCATGGAAGAAGTAGAATTATACCTTCATAAACCTAATTTTATTGGAGTGAAAGCTCATCCGTTCATGCATCAATATAGTATTAAGGCACTTGATCCAATTGCGGCTATGTGTGAATCAACAGGCCTCCCCATGATTATTCATCTATCTTCAGAACGAGACTCTTATAAATATTTACCTGAACATTATCCTAAACTTAAATTAATTTATGCTCACGCTGGTCTTCCCTTTTGGAAAAAACTATGGAAATACGTTAAGGATCAACCCAATGTATTTGTCGATACATCTAGTGATTATCTTAATTCATCTCTTGTAAAGAAAGCTGTGGAATCTTTAGGATATCGTAAAGTTCTTTATGGCTGCGACGGGCCATATGGAATGAAAGCATTTAATGAATACGACTATTCGGCAAAGAAAGCTTGGATTACTTCACTTCAAATTTCTGATAACGAAAAGGAATATATACTTGGAAAGAACTTTTTAGAATTGATTGGTTAA
- the argF gene encoding ornithine carbamoyltransferase, whose product MNTLEINKEAKIIDGKDFLAIADVSSSTISGLLQLAQDIKAKLQAGEEYAPLKGKTLGMIFEKSSTRTRVSFEVGMLQLGGHALFLSSNDIQIGRGETISDTAKVLSQYVDGIMIRTFEHEKIEELAGAATIPVINGLTDLAHPCQVLADLLTIVELKGELKGLKMSYIGDGNNMAHSLMVACAKMGMDFSIGCPDGYKPDEKIVALAQKEAAANGCQIVVTSSAEEAIQDADIIYSDVWTSMGQEKENSIRLEAFKDYQINAELVKHAKPDYLFMHCLPAHREEEVTTEVIDGPNSVIFHQAGNRLHAQKAVLVDLMSK is encoded by the coding sequence ATGAACACGCTAGAAATTAATAAAGAAGCAAAAATTATTGATGGCAAAGATTTTTTAGCGATTGCTGATGTATCTTCATCAACAATTTCTGGGCTATTACAATTAGCACAAGACATTAAGGCGAAATTACAAGCTGGTGAAGAATACGCGCCATTAAAAGGGAAAACACTTGGTATGATCTTCGAGAAATCTTCCACGCGTACACGGGTTTCTTTCGAAGTAGGGATGTTGCAATTAGGCGGTCATGCTCTATTCTTAAGCAGCAATGACATTCAAATTGGCCGTGGTGAAACGATTTCTGATACAGCAAAAGTTCTTTCACAATATGTAGATGGCATCATGATTCGTACATTTGAACATGAGAAAATCGAAGAGCTAGCTGGGGCAGCTACAATTCCGGTTATTAACGGTCTTACAGATTTGGCTCATCCATGCCAAGTGCTTGCTGACTTGTTAACGATTGTAGAACTTAAAGGTGAGTTAAAAGGCTTAAAAATGAGCTATATTGGGGACGGAAACAATATGGCCCATTCCTTAATGGTTGCTTGTGCAAAAATGGGCATGGATTTCTCAATCGGCTGTCCAGACGGCTATAAACCAGATGAGAAAATTGTCGCTCTTGCTCAAAAAGAAGCAGCAGCTAATGGCTGTCAAATCGTTGTGACAAGCTCAGCGGAAGAAGCAATCCAAGATGCAGATATTATCTACTCTGATGTTTGGACTTCTATGGGGCAAGAAAAAGAAAACAGCATTCGCTTAGAAGCATTCAAAGACTATCAAATTAATGCAGAATTAGTGAAACATGCAAAACCAGATTACTTATTCATGCACTGCTTACCGGCACACCGCGAGGAAGAAGTAACAACAGAGGTGATTGATGGACCAAACTCTGTTATCTTCCACCAAGCTGGAAACCGACTTCATGCACAAAAAGCGGTACTTGTTGATTTAATGTCTAAATAA
- a CDS encoding MFS transporter permease has product MKKSNMIMMITFLIAVGMIAKTFILNEDVKVFLLIFFAVGTGLGLLRLFVNSSIKKMKGKGWKTKVLFFSVLLGLGLPFQSWFRNDVLLSMNPSYLTSSLIIMVVGVLFMTTFFGYITKKINVRSISE; this is encoded by the coding sequence ATGAAAAAGTCGAATATGATTATGATGATAACGTTTTTAATCGCTGTTGGAATGATTGCCAAAACGTTTATACTAAATGAAGATGTTAAAGTGTTTTTACTAATCTTCTTTGCAGTTGGTACAGGTTTAGGATTGTTACGTTTGTTCGTTAACAGCTCAATTAAAAAGATGAAAGGGAAAGGCTGGAAGACTAAAGTATTGTTCTTTAGTGTTTTACTTGGCTTAGGGCTGCCGTTCCAATCTTGGTTTAGAAACGACGTTTTATTAAGTATGAATCCGTCTTATTTAACGAGCAGCTTAATTATTATGGTTGTAGGCGTCCTATTTATGACAACTTTCTTCGGATATATAACAAAGAAAATAAATGTAAGGAGCATATCAGAGTAA
- a CDS encoding SET domain-containing protein — MIEVKTSPLSDGELNRGVFATRDIKKGELIHEAPVLPYPNDQHEHVEQTLLADYVFEYGINHTAILLGYGMLFNHSYEPNATYEINFDNHTFDYYAFTDIKAGDEILINYNGDVDNKDPLWFNEEQD, encoded by the coding sequence ATGATTGAAGTAAAAACCTCTCCACTAAGTGATGGAGAATTGAATAGAGGGGTATTCGCTACACGTGATATAAAAAAAGGCGAGCTTATACATGAAGCACCGGTCCTTCCTTACCCTAACGACCAGCATGAACACGTCGAGCAAACACTGCTCGCTGATTACGTTTTTGAGTATGGGATCAATCATACTGCGATTCTTCTTGGCTATGGAATGCTTTTTAACCATTCGTATGAACCGAATGCAACGTATGAGATTAATTTTGACAATCACACGTTTGACTACTATGCATTCACAGATATAAAAGCAGGGGATGAAATTCTCATTAATTATAATGGGGATGTCGATAACAAAGATCCCCTATGGTTTAATGAAGAACAAGATTGA
- a CDS encoding DNA mismatch repair protein, whose product MSIEMKKEHLIQYGLKVFEEIGANEICSVCIRSGNSCCRGCEFLKDGEGCQKRNISCIAWLCGLQKHYFEEVDLLDDWERLWVKVPGKLHRRDVTPDIVKVNTLLKVKHINKNSGKLIADKFNNFIENGGNLEKLEERLQHDFVMGKL is encoded by the coding sequence ATGAGTATTGAAATGAAAAAAGAGCATCTCATCCAGTACGGGTTAAAAGTGTTTGAAGAAATTGGAGCTAATGAAATTTGCAGCGTCTGTATTAGAAGTGGAAATTCCTGCTGTCGGGGATGTGAATTTTTAAAGGATGGGGAAGGTTGTCAGAAGCGGAACATTTCTTGTATCGCATGGTTATGCGGTTTGCAAAAACATTATTTTGAAGAAGTTGATTTATTGGATGATTGGGAAAGATTGTGGGTGAAAGTTCCAGGTAAATTACACCGTAGGGATGTAACTCCTGATATTGTGAAGGTGAATACTCTGCTCAAAGTTAAACACATTAACAAAAACTCTGGAAAGTTAATAGCTGATAAATTCAATAATTTTATAGAAAATGGGGGGAACTTAGAAAAATTAGAGGAACGTTTACAACATGATTTTGTTATGGGAAAACTATAA
- a CDS encoding TetR/AcrR family transcriptional regulator yields the protein MKSIYDEMIEKTKEKIQKSFLQLLKEKHFMKVSVRDITTAAAINRGTFYLHYQDKYDLLNQMEENLLGGLELHLQRLKPDILLQQAEKGQISMLAVEVFRYIQINVELFQVFLGENNHFGFHKRLKQFFVHHFGEKMMQNEAFFRDLAIPNEYLSSFATSAFLGLIEQWLHNNLAESPEEMADMYIQIIFFIRRL from the coding sequence ATGAAGTCAATTTACGATGAAATGATTGAAAAGACGAAAGAGAAAATTCAAAAAAGCTTTTTGCAGTTACTAAAGGAAAAGCATTTCATGAAAGTATCTGTTCGAGACATTACAACAGCTGCAGCGATTAACAGGGGAACTTTTTACTTACATTATCAGGACAAATATGATCTTCTTAACCAAATGGAGGAAAACTTACTAGGGGGACTTGAATTACATTTACAGCGTCTAAAACCAGATATCTTGCTGCAACAAGCAGAAAAAGGACAAATTTCTATGCTTGCTGTTGAAGTATTCCGCTATATTCAAATTAATGTAGAACTTTTTCAAGTGTTTTTAGGGGAAAATAATCACTTTGGCTTTCATAAAAGGCTTAAACAATTTTTCGTTCATCACTTTGGTGAAAAAATGATGCAAAACGAGGCGTTTTTCCGGGACTTGGCTATTCCAAATGAGTATTTGTCTTCATTTGCTACCTCAGCTTTTTTAGGATTGATTGAGCAATGGCTTCATAATAACTTAGCCGAATCGCCTGAGGAAATGGCCGATATGTATATTCAGATTATCTTTTTTATAAGGAGATTGTAA
- a CDS encoding DMT family transporter, which produces MSYSKIYLMLIGIMVSWGLNVSILKVLVAHTDPVTMTSLRIFTASLVVFLVLYFLRRIRLPKKSEFFYVFGGALLNVVLHHYFLAEGLTKTSATNTGLILGMGPLLTVILSMLFFRKKPSFIRLLGFICGGVGVSFTVLGGGNGVHSINLGDVEILLCILSQALSFILINKAAQTMDPRLLTGYMMLIGAFLLFVISLWKEPEGLASLASAPPVFWAGFFFSAVIATGMGHLIYNYSIGQVGAAEASIFLNLNTFFSLVGAAVFLNETIVPAHFIGLFFIVAGVLLGSGTLEMWMLQRKNKNLSA; this is translated from the coding sequence ATGAGCTATTCAAAAATCTACCTAATGCTTATTGGAATCATGGTTTCTTGGGGTCTAAATGTATCTATTCTGAAAGTTTTAGTAGCGCATACTGATCCTGTGACCATGACTTCCTTAAGAATCTTTACAGCTTCCTTGGTCGTTTTTCTTGTCCTTTACTTCCTTCGTCGCATTCGCCTCCCGAAAAAATCTGAATTTTTCTACGTTTTCGGAGGAGCTCTTTTGAACGTCGTTTTACACCATTACTTTTTGGCGGAAGGATTAACGAAAACTTCAGCTACGAATACCGGATTGATTTTAGGTATGGGACCCCTTTTGACAGTTATTCTATCTATGTTATTTTTTCGTAAAAAGCCGTCATTCATTCGTTTGCTTGGTTTTATTTGTGGTGGTGTAGGCGTTAGTTTCACAGTTCTAGGTGGAGGCAATGGGGTTCATTCTATTAATCTAGGAGATGTGGAGATTCTACTCTGTATTCTTTCACAGGCGTTAAGTTTTATTTTGATTAATAAAGCGGCCCAAACGATGGATCCACGCCTTTTGACAGGCTATATGATGCTAATTGGAGCGTTTCTCCTTTTTGTCATCAGTTTATGGAAAGAACCAGAAGGCTTAGCATCACTCGCTTCTGCTCCGCCTGTTTTCTGGGCAGGATTCTTCTTCTCAGCTGTGATTGCCACCGGAATGGGACATCTGATTTATAATTACTCCATCGGCCAAGTTGGAGCGGCAGAAGCCTCTATATTTTTGAATTTAAATACCTTTTTTTCCTTAGTTGGAGCAGCTGTTTTTCTTAATGAAACGATTGTACCAGCACATTTCATCGGTCTATTCTTCATTGTTGCAGGAGTATTACTTGGCTCAGGGACATTAGAAATGTGGATGCTTCAGAGGAAAAATAAAAATTTATCGGCCTAA
- a CDS encoding sugar O-acetyltransferase, whose amino-acid sequence MKTEKEKMLNGELYHAADPELLQERLNARRLTRLYNQTIETDDNKRTKLLKELFGSTGENLYIEPTFRCDYGYNIHVGENFYANFDCVFLDVCEIRIGDNCMIAPGVHIYTATHPLDPTERISGAEYGLPVHIGHNVWIGGRAVINPGVKIGNNVVIASGAVITKDVPDNVIAGGNPAKIIKQIERG is encoded by the coding sequence ATGAAAACGGAAAAAGAGAAAATGTTGAATGGTGAACTTTATCATGCAGCCGATCCAGAATTACTACAAGAAAGACTCAATGCTCGAAGGTTAACTAGATTATACAATCAAACAATCGAAACGGATGACAATAAAAGAACGAAACTATTAAAAGAACTGTTTGGTTCAACTGGGGAAAATCTATATATAGAACCAACATTTCGATGTGACTATGGTTACAACATCCATGTTGGAGAGAATTTCTATGCTAATTTTGATTGCGTCTTTTTGGATGTTTGTGAAATTCGGATAGGCGATAACTGTATGATTGCACCAGGTGTACACATATATACAGCGACGCATCCGCTAGATCCAACTGAAAGAATATCAGGTGCAGAATACGGACTTCCCGTACATATTGGCCATAATGTCTGGATTGGCGGAAGAGCTGTTATCAATCCTGGAGTTAAAATAGGGAATAATGTCGTTATCGCTTCTGGTGCAGTCATAACAAAAGATGTGCCAGATAATGTGATAGCAGGTGGAAATCCTGCAAAAATCATTAAACAAATCGAACGGGGATAA
- a CDS encoding YqjF family protein: MEEHMKKASWDDGHRLWPLPNLPWVMKQTWNDLLFAHYPIKLEVLQALVPNVLPLDSFNGMGWIGVVPFHMTGIRMRGLPPVPGTDRFPELNVRTYVTLDGKPGVYFFSLDAANQLAVWGAKAFYHLPYVYADMTVKRNGASIGYESKRRSGDDVQFVCSYRPISEPYHAAKGSFDEWMSERYCLYTLNKKGVPLRCDILHQPWLLQHAEAEFSQNTMLSKQGIQVESDQPILHFSKKIEVRIWPLVHASD; the protein is encoded by the coding sequence ATGGAAGAACACATGAAAAAAGCTTCATGGGACGACGGGCATCGTCTATGGCCGCTTCCTAATTTGCCTTGGGTTATGAAGCAGACATGGAACGATCTTTTGTTTGCTCATTATCCAATTAAACTTGAAGTTTTACAAGCGCTAGTGCCTAATGTGCTGCCTTTGGATTCTTTTAACGGTATGGGTTGGATTGGTGTTGTTCCGTTTCATATGACGGGTATTCGAATGCGAGGCTTGCCGCCTGTTCCTGGAACGGATCGATTTCCTGAGCTCAACGTTCGAACGTATGTAACACTTGATGGCAAGCCTGGGGTGTACTTCTTTAGTCTGGATGCTGCCAACCAGCTTGCGGTGTGGGGAGCAAAAGCGTTCTACCACTTGCCATATGTGTATGCTGATATGACAGTGAAGCGTAACGGGGCTAGCATAGGCTATGAAAGCAAGAGGCGAAGTGGCGATGATGTACAATTTGTATGTAGCTATAGACCAATCTCAGAGCCCTATCACGCAGCTAAAGGCTCTTTCGATGAGTGGATGTCTGAGCGCTATTGCCTTTATACCCTAAACAAAAAGGGTGTACCGCTTCGTTGCGATATTCTGCATCAGCCTTGGTTACTGCAGCACGCAGAGGCGGAATTTAGTCAGAATACGATGCTATCCAAGCAGGGGATTCAGGTTGAAAGTGACCAGCCTATCTTGCATTTTTCAAAAAAGATAGAGGTTCGTATATGGCCTTTAGTTCATGCATCTGACTAA